The sequence below is a genomic window from Brachyhypopomus gauderio isolate BG-103 unplaced genomic scaffold, BGAUD_0.2 sc84, whole genome shotgun sequence.
GAAATTAATCTGAACTTCAAGATAGCTCACTCTACAACTGTTGCTGAGAAAAAGCGAATAACCCAAAGTTCTTAAGAAATTAAAGGCATAACCAAAACTTTTACTGGGACATTGTACTTCCGTTAAAAACAATGTTTATACCTGCCAGACGGAAACCAAACCCAGAAAGTAACAATGTGGTGATGCAAAGCACAAGTAAAAAAGGCAGGATGCCTTCATTCGTACCACAGATCTGCACTGGGCCTTTAGGATGTAGCTTCCCTGGCACCAGCGCACTGCCAGGCCAAGCGTGTGGGGTTGTGCTGCTTTCATATGGCCACACTGCGTTACATCGCGTCCATCTTCTGGACAGAACCGGAGCATTATAAACATTTACCACATCCACCAGAAACCCTGCGCTAGGATCTATTTCCTCACCCCACCCTACATATGTGCACACTATCCTCTCACTTGTAGAGATGTTTCCTTCAGGGGAGACTCGTGTTTTCATGTTTAACGCTTTTGAGCACAACTAATGTAATGGATGCGCATAAATGGAAGATAAACACTTCCACTGAAAGATTAAGATATTTATGTAAATATACGGTCCACTTCACCGCTGTACATGTGCTGCTATTAACCTATTAGACATCTACCTCACACTGTCGATCAATCTAAACGTTTAAGCCCTTGTGTTCACATTTCAACAACTTTTTGTATGTAACAAAGAGTTAGCTAGCACGCTAGTTATCCTAGCTAGCTCATTAGGACGCTTACTCATCAGTTATAAACAGTGACACAATATCAAGATACATCGATTTATTTGTCGAATAATCGTCTGATACACTCGATGAAGACACTGTAGATATCGTCCACGCCACGCAGGCAGCTACACggataaatgtgtatttaaaacGGGCATGTGAGCTCTGACGGTAGCATGCAGGTCCAGTTAGCTCCACCAGGACGGGACAAAGCCCGTGTGGGTCTGCACGGTGTGGGGAGGAGGCAGGAGGTCTGTGTGGGGAGAGGTCGGTGTATGGGGAGGTCTGCACGGTGAACCCTTGTACACTCCCTCTGGTCCCTCGAGTGGCTCATCCGTCCACCCAGCTCGTTATCTAATATACCCACAACTCACATCCCTCTAACCCCAACAGCCCCAGACCTTCTGGAAACACAatgtagctctctctctccatctctctctctctccatctctctctctctccatctctcttcacAGCTAGTCTGGTACTCTCACAGTTGTGTGGAGCTGGCCAGCCTGCTGGGGCGATAAGGGAGGTTATCCGGAGCTAAAGGTGAACACCAGCCCGGTTATCCGGAGGTGAACACCAGTGATGTCCGAGTGTATCACACATCCAGGCGGCGTCGCGTCTCGTGTTATAACACTAATATCACCACAGCTGGGCTGGCCTACTGCAGCTAGCACTAGCCGGCTAGCTAGCCCTAATGAAGCTGTAGGTTAGTAGCCAAGAGCTTCACCAAACACAGCGGAGTTATTAGGTGTTAATTAAGTGTATTATGTGTTAATTAAGTGTGTTATTATGTGTGTTATCGGTCTGAATATGATGTTTCCACGCTAATGTAAGAATAAAATACTAGTTACCTAGCAACTCAGAATAGGGCTGTTAGCTCGCTATGGCTAACTACCTAGCAACATTAGCTGGCTAGAAAAGGATTTATCTTTCTACACAGGCGTAAACTCGAGAGTGATAATTAAATAAAACTTTTTACTTACAATTTACGTTTGAACGTGTTCATTCTTCAGCGGTTCATGGCGAAATGTAAGGGTGTAATCTGGGTGGCCATCCCGACCGGGGTGTGTTTACTGGGCAGGCTGCTTCAAACTAGTCGGCTAGCTCGCTAAAGCTACAGGCAGGAAACGGTCGTGGAAAGTAGAGAGTGCGCATGCGCGACCGAATAACGTGAACAGGGTCGTTCAGCTGTGAAGATCTTCTGATTTGTTTAACAAAGATGAGCAGTTGGTAAATTTGACACAAATGTGGTAGTCCACGGGTTTTCCCACCACGAAATATTTATTGTAAAATGCCTCGTGGGAGGGTATGTAACATCAATAAATATAACCCAAATGAATATAATTTTACATAAAATAGCTGTCCAAATTATGTATGTGTAACAAAGCATGTATGCACTTCATAGCAGAGGCTAAATTTCACGTCATAAAATATACTTTAAACATGAATATTTGAAACACTTAAAGAAAAATGCGTTGTTCAAGCTATAGAAGAGAAAGTTATTTAATGGCTATAGAACATTCATTAACATTAAACACATGAAAGGATGGTCATTGCACTAAATGTACATTGTACATCTAGACATGCTTATAAAAGATGTTAGGACTttaaacatagaacatacaAGGTAAACATTAATGACAAATGACTcacataaaaaaatgtttttgctaTGTTCATGCAATTAAAAGAAGTGTGTGTTACCTGAATCCATATTAAATATGACATTTAGCCACTTAATCCCTTAAATAAACCTAAAAAAGTTTAGGGAGCTGTCTTAACCTGCTGAGATCCAGGAAGTTTCCAACAGACCCCTGAGTGTCGGGGAGCGCTGGAGGTGACTGGTTCTCAGACAGAGAGGACCTCTGGAGGGGAAGGACACGTTTTACACAGTTCTCCTTGTCTCCACTTGCTGCACCTTGGGACAAAAGCTGCATTTTGGGGCGCAAGTCTCGGATTAACTGGCTTTGTGAATTTTGAGGAGATGCGCGGAGAAGGGGATTGGTTTCCGGCCTCTTGTTGGTTAGAGGTTTCAGAATAAAACCAGTTCCATTTTCCCTCTTTTGTCCGCCATTTTCTGAAGTGTCGAGGGGCAGTGAACAGCCGATAGCAGAGTCTGTGTGTGCTCTCTGTGCTCGAGTCtcttcaccaccatcatcatcatcctcttcctcctcactggATGCTCCCCCCTCCATTAGCCCATATCTCCTCATGTACATGCAAGTGGCTAGCGACATGTTGCTTGGGGACACCAAGCTCAGCCCGGCGCTACTTTTATCCAGTGGCGTCCTTCCGAAGAGCGTGGCACCCGGGTTGGAGCGTGCCCCGGGCCACCGTCCTCCCAGCGAGAGCCTGGACAGCTGAGAGTCGCTCAGGTACTTCAGTGCGATGGCGTTGGCCTCCAGGCTCAGATCCGCCCCGCCGCTCAGCCCCCATAAGCTGGTCCCCACCGGCTCGGACAGAGACAGCCTCGGAATCACAGCTTCGGGGTTTATGCAAGCCAGGGTGCTGGACACAAACAGGACGTGTTAAAAAACGTAAACAACTAAATAAAGACCACAAGTCAAAAATAGTCACAAGTAGGGGAATCTCGGTTGGCCAGGTGAGGCAAGGGTCAACACCACGTACGGTCGTTTCCCTCATGAACTAGAACGGCGGGGGGAGTTAAGAGGCTGGAGCCGTTTTATATACCTGGTGCTCTCCACAGTAGAGCGGCTGACCCCGCTAGAGGATGAATGGAGATCCACGGTCACCCCGAGGTTGTGCAGCTGCTTTAGGGTGGCACTGAACACCTGATCCTGCTCAGAGACAGCTGCTCTCTTCTCTGGGCTCCGACCCTTGGGCCTCGGCTTGTGTTGGGGAGACGTGCTGCGTCTCACACTGGGATCTTGTTCCATCCGTGATTCTTCCGTCACAGAATCCTGGAGACGATTTTTCACTTGACCCTGTAAAGAGAATGTAGCTGTGATGTGTACTTTTTGAGAAAGTAATATCTAGACCACTATTAAAGTACACAATGGCATATTCTAATTATAAAAAAATCCCAATGAGGATCTTACCAGTAATTCCTGATAGAATCTCTGGTCATGTACTTCTGTCTCCCCAGAGGAGAGCTCCATGTCCAGAGACTGGGAGTTGTAATAACTGCTCGCACTCTCCCCTAACACAGGGCTCTGAAATGAAGGGACTTCTGTATTTGATGATGTGCTGGAAAAGACAAAAACATAAGCAGTTACTGCAGTTATTATTACAGCTACTTTAAGCACCAGAATTGTAATaaaatatcacaaaaaatattttaatccAATGCTTCACTGAATCTCGTTTGACCCTGAAATCTGAATGCAGTTGTAAAATGCGTTTCAAGATGAATGCATTCAAGGACAGTGACACTctttttgaaaagatttcaGCGTAATTTCTTCGTCCTCCTGGTTCTTCATGCCTCATATTTTGTGCTTTATTGTAGTCAACTCTGTCCACTTCGACGCAATGACCACATCTCGTCTTGTTCGCTAAAATGGAGCCATCAGACACAGAATGGCTTGCTGTAAAAGTACGCATGAGATCGTACTTGTTTTGCGGAGACCTGGTGGAGTGGAGAGCAGTTACAGCGCTGGGATCTCCTCCACTGTGGTTCGCCTCCTCCTCAGAGTTCAGTCCTGAGGACGCCGTACTATGATCAGAGGTCTGCCAAAGAGCCTCCGGGGGATTCTGGGGAGGCTGGTCATCATCTGGGGGGCCATGACCCGGGCAACTCCAGAACAAACTGGCACCTGTGTGAACATTTGCACCAGTTAAGCTCTCCAGCACTTTCGTAACCCAGAGTGGACGACGTACAGTTGAGGGAGATGTGACAGTTTTGCAGGCACCTGTTCCAACGGCGACGCTCACACTCGTCTTCTTTTGAGGTTCAGATAACACGGGCGTCTGAATGGCCTGCTCCTGCTGCCCACGATGCACCTCTGTAGATGTTTGTGACGGCTCCGAGACCTTACTCTGAGCGTCAAGCAGTTTCTGAATCTGAGGGTCAGAGTataaaaaaagtaaatatcACATTCAATGCAAACATTCCAAAATTGATGTAAATATATTCAAAGCAGAATTGATGATCAAGGAAAATAACAGTACTGATGCCATCTCGTCACTAggtaacccaacacacacacacacacacacacacacacacacacacacacacacacacacacacacacacacacacacacacacacacacacacacacacacacacacacacacacaaccacttgAAAGAAGTCACTGTACATGTCTGCCTCATGTTTAACTTTCAACGTTACTGCCCTGGTGTTTCAAGAGTGGTTTTGACTTTAAGCAGGTGAGAGTGTTAAATGTAGCTTTCCATGTAGATGGTGTTGGATATGAAATATGTGAATAAACACAGACTGGATAGAAACATGTCTAAATGCAACATGTGGACAGTCACATTTAAGAAAAAAGTTGGTCATGGAAACCATCTCTGACCTGTGCAAACTGCTAGTACCAGTTCCTCATGCTAGAAAGATCACTAGACCTCAAAGTTTCAGTTTATTTTCAATTCCCAAAACATCACAGGAATTTAAACCTCAAAATATTCCCTTTTCACAATCACGTAAAGATGTTCTTACCACTGTTGTGGTGTTTAGTTTCATACATggacactttttttttaaccaaccTGTGCCTGAAGGAGCTTCAGCTGCCGGTCCTGGTCCTTCAGCATCCTGTAGGCGTCAGCGGGAAGAAGGGCCAtggcgccctctagtggcgCAACAGAGCCAGGCTGGCCGGTGCAGCCAGACTGGATGTGGCAACACTGGGCCTGGCAGGGTGATGCGGCCAGCTCCAAAGGTCCACCGCTGGGGCCGGCCGCAGGGCCGTGGGACGCACGCACCGGAGAGAAGTGCGAGGGAACACCGGCGTGGCAGACGGGGGTCCGAGCAGGGGACCCACGGCAGCTTTGAGCctggtgtgttggggagaggcgGCAGTCCCCACGCGGGCTACCTTCAGCGGGGCAGTGGACGGGGTTGCTGGAGGCCACGTGCACAGGTGCGGGATGAACTGGAGTTCCTTGCCAGGTGTTGCTTTGGTACACAGGCGCGTGGCCATGGTGAGCAGGACAGCAGGTGCAGGACGTGGAGGCAGGGGTGCTGTGGAAGAGCCTGTGCTGTGGAGGCTGGGGCAGTGGGGTTTGATCCGCAACCACAGTGGCTATTCTGGAGCAACTGTGGCTTGACGCTGGAGGTCCAGACGGGGAGGTCTGGTGAGCGTGGGCTGTGCTTGCAAAACCCTGTCCAGGAATCTGAGTGCGCTGGTGGAAAGAGCCATTCAAAGAGCCAGCCTTGGGCGAAGAAGACGACGACGAAGACGGTGAAGACGAGAGGCCGCTGCTTAACTTCTGGCCCATGGAGGGAATGGACTTTCTACTCAGTGAGGGTTTTGGTGTTGGGTGCAGAGCAGCGGGCTTTGATCGGCTGGCTCTTGGTTGGGACAGCACTGGCGTCAGAGGTTTCCTGATGGTGGGAGTTTCCATCGTGCCACTCTGAGATGTTGGGTTTGTACCAGTCCGGGAATGATGGCTACTGCTTCTGCGCTGAGCACTTGATTGGGTAGGATGAGGGAAGGCGGGGTCATGGGAATCTACCTTCCCGACTAGGAAGCTGCCATCCAACACCATGGAGAGTTCAGGCACAGAGGGCTCAACCTGTCTCAGCTGGGTGGGGGGTAAATAAACACCATGTTAGGCACAGAGCCACTGCTAGAGTTCTCGTAGTATTGGCTGACGGTGTGAGAGCTGCCCGACCTGCTGGCTgacggggtgggggttgggagaAGGCCGTGGAGAAAGGTCTTCATCTTCTACACCCGAGTCATGGTCACTGATGGACAGTCTGTTCTGCCCTGTGGCTGATGGCTCAgcggctcctccccctccatcacttcaacaacaacaagaaaaaTTCCACCAAGTAGTTATATGGCTGGTTCCTGCACTTTTGCATTTTCCACACTAACAACAGAATCAGCTATGTACATTAGCAGCTACTGTTCTAtctaatatatacatatttttaTTCAAATCAAGTCCACTCTACCTTGACAACGCTGAACGAGATAGCACCTCTTTAAAGAGTTCAGCCTCCCGACTCTGGCCATCAGCACCAAGTTCAAACAGCAGGGACTTTCCCTCCAACGGTTCCACATTCTGCAGGCACAAAAACACACCCATACGTACATGACTTCAAAAGCATCAgtcaccatcacacatcacttCATTTAATAAACAGGCGACTTCTTCTGTTCTCCGCACCACAGCACAGTTCACTAATGTGCAGTTTTCATTCAAGGGTTTTTATACCATAGACTAGACATTGTGAGGAATATTCTCCCATGTATTAATTTACTGTATGCAGGTTCATTGATGTTTTAAAAATTATGTccatttgtttatttaattaagaaccAAGTTAACAGAGAAATTAAGCAAATTAGATAAATCAGTCAGCACCGCTGGATCAAACAGTGTAATAGGAAAGCCTTACACCTTGATGCAAGCTCACAAGGTCATGGCCTCACAACAGACCTTGTAAAGCGCGAGTGACTCTGTGCTGACGAGAAGCTGAAAGCCGTCCTTCGAGTCGCTGTGCAGCTTACACTGGAAGAACTCCGGGTCTCGGTGGGTGAGCGAGTACAGCACCACCAGGAATGTGTTGCCATCCGACAGCACTCTGAAAGACACGCAACAATTCACCATGACCTTGACAAGGCTGCATGTGAACATGGCCTAACTTCAATTTTTTTTGCATGCGTACTGGATAAGAtagattttgtttttcactCAACACGTCTGCGGTAAGAAGAAATGATAAAAGCTGACAAGACGACGATAAAGAataaaacagcaaaaaataaatgcattttaaaaaaagaaagagaggctGGTCTTCAAAAGgcatctcagtgtgtgtgtgctaacgaCAGCTGAAGTGCTTGAACAGCAGGCTGGATGAACAGATGGGTGTGGCACTCACCTGTCCTGGAAGGAGGAGCCGTGCAAGTATCTGAGACACCACGCCCACACCACAGGATTATGTATGTGGGTGACCCCACTTAGCCATCTGTCACAAAAGAGCAGAGTAACTCCAACAACCTTCACTAACCACCCACTTAACTTACACGCCTCCCTGGAGACACCCAAGAAGGGTGTGATTAATGGAGATTGAATTACAGTACAACACAATGTGCTTAATGATGGCAAAAACCAGTAAGCAAATGTTTAAAACGGATAACGCCAACTAGTCTGACTGCTGAAACGCTAGCCTAGAATTAAGCTGGAGACACCCTTTATATCACCAGTAAGTGACTGAACAGTTGTTTCTTGCAGTATGTCATGGTTGCGCTCACTTTGACAGGTTTGGGGTTGAAACCATAATGTGGGAGAATAGCAGGAGTATTACAGTATGTGATACTGGTGGAGTCACCATGATACTGGAGTAAGGGTGGTGGGAGGGGGTGCTTTCGTAGGTGGTCATCATGTCTTGGTTAGTGAAAGGATGAATTGATAAACATTGAAGTGTCAAGTGTTGCACGAGGAAGAAGCTACTTACACTCCTACGAGAGGCAGGGTGTACGCTTTGGGGTCCGACTCCAACATGAGGAGCAGTTTTCGGGTTTGGTCCATAGTCAGGAATCTGGATATGCAGACACAAAActaatattaaaaaaaaaaaaaaaaaaaaaaaaaaccaaaaaacattCAACATATTCAACATAAAAtaagtattttagacattgtaGCTGATGCTATATATTAAGGTTGTTTCATCTTGTATTCAAATGCAAACTATTTAACAAACATTTCTTGCTTTTAAACAGTCAATGTGTCTGGGGGCGTGGCCTCACCCTCGCCTCCCCCCGGTGGAGTGCAGGGGCTGGCCAATGCTGGCCGGGCTACTCAGGTTCCTGGCCAGCGCGGTGGGGATGATGGGCACCGCCCGCACGGGGACGGCCTGGAGGCGGCCGGCCGGCGTCAGTGCCGCCCAGCGCAGCCCGAAGCTCAGCCTGTCCATCACCTCCGAGCAGCTGAGCCGGACGCGCAGGCTGAGCAGCTTGGACAGATCCAGCGTCTCTCTGCTACTGCAGCAGTGCTGCAGCAGCTGGGAAAACGTAAGTAGAGAGTTTAGTAcgttaaacacaaatacacctacTGACCAAGGAGGGGGCATTAGTGCCAGGTGACAGTATTACACCACaatctttacttttttattttttatctctGGTGACTTTTTTCCCCCCTTTATCTCTCCATTAAAACATGCATGTACAATCTATTCCTTAGAAAGACAAACTTAAAAGCACTTAGCATTTAATATGCTTACTGAAGGACAGCTAAAGCTGTTCAGTCAGTAATTGCCTGTCCCTCAGGTAAGACCAATTCACACCTTTGGCACCTGTTACTGATGGGCAGTATCACCTGCCAGGGGAAGGGGCCCCATTACTATTATAACCATGTGCCATCGTCCTAGCAACAGGAGGAGAGTGCTTTTCAAACAGCTGTTCAGTCTTTAACATCTGCTACCTGCCTGCAATTTTTCAAATGCACTCATTACTTCcaccaaatgaaggaaatgatcaGATTTACATGCATCACCTTAAATGAGGTTTCATAGTCTGCTGCAGAATACACTGTGACATCGGTAGCATGCTGGCCTTCAAATAAGCACGGTACTAGAACGTCTCCAGGGAGCAGAGCAGTTGGAACTCTCCCAGACAGACCAGGCTGCTCTCTGCCAGGGTCAAATCGGTCCAGCGTTAAAGTCACCCCTTCCTCATCTACAAGACAGAAGGGCAAACACGGTTCCGTTGTGTGCCAATATGTCAACAGAATTTAAGCTGCTGCGAATGAAATAGATTTAACTCACTCACCACTGTCCACAGCTAATGTCCCaataaaaaaacatgaaaaatgAGGCTGGTTGCTCTGTCTAGCATGGCGGTGGGCCAGTCGTAATGCTTTCTCCAGAAGCAGCAGTCTGGGGTTCCTGAAACGTGTTGAGATGCTGTAGCTCAGGGGGATCAAATGTAAAACGCGCAAATACAGGAAACATGTCAATTAAACTTACCTATAAAATGAAAGGTGGAGAGTGACCACATCGCCAATAGCAGTATGGTCCCACAGGTGCATTTTAGATTGAGGAAATGTCAGAGTACTAATAACGTTCTCTGGTAACCTTAAAAAACGGGGAAATAATTTAAAGTTTGTTGCATGGTAGATATACGTGTGCCATAACACAATGTggaagggttggggttagggtttagggctggggttagggtttaggggttaTGGTTGTAATACCTTGTGGTTTGCACGGTATCTGGTCTGCACACAGCTCCAAACACATGGGAGGACAAACCCCGTAAATTCACCTGAACGCGATTCATTCTTCACAAGCAACATGCAGGTAATAAAAAAGCACAAGAAAACAATGAGCTGACTTGTTTGATCAACATATAACCCAGTCATCGAAACTGTGGTGAACAGTATTCGCTATATGAGTAATTTAATCGGTCGTTAAGTCGTTAGTAAGGAGGATTTAACCAGCGAGCTAGGTAGTTAGCCCGCTGGGTAGCATAAcaagctagctaactatcaaATTGGCTACTTACATTGGACTAATACACCTGGACTAACACACCTGGACAGACACACCTGGACTAACACACCTGGACAGACACACCTGGACTAGTGTGTAACTCGTACCTGTTCTCGCAGTGTTCCCCTAACACGCCTCGTCCTCCTGCAGCAGCGCTGAGCCTCAATGGCCGCTCCGAGTTAACGTAGGGTCAACTCTCAAATAATGCTGTTCAACTTCCAACATCGAGCGGCACGGTACGCGGCAACACATTAGTTAATGGTTAATTTCACTCGACAGTAACTTCGTATCCAGGCGAACGTGAAACGtcttggaaaaaaaaacaaaaacaaacgcgTTCATCGAGATAAGCGACTCGAAAATCAATTGTGGCGCTGTTTCCAGGTTCCAATGGCGGGGCGGGACGTTTAACCAATAGGATCACATCTGACTCCGAGCTCGACCTATCAGAGCTCGGCCCCTTAGCCCGCCCATCTTCTCAACTATTTTAAATAGTCCGTGCCACGGGCCAAGATTCTGTTTTATTTCCTGAATCTCTTCATGCAAAATATGAACTAGCTATTTCTATGTAACATACGGAAATACACATTTAAGTGGTATTTAAGAGGACTCAAAAAGAACTTTTAGACAACAGGGTCAAAATGCATACAGTTGTTTGACATCTGCGCACCAGCTAGCCAACACATACGtctaatttcttctttttttacaCTCGAGTCTTATTTATCTTTACTTTCTAACTACATACTGCATGCTTAACGATTTGTTTTTATCTCATACATATTGTATGCTATTGTCTGGAAACTAGCTAAGTAAGAATTTCATTGTATGGTGTGACCGCCTTTTTTACACTCCATATGTCAAATGACAAATAATCTGATACAATCATGTTATATAACACTGCAAGAATGCGTGTGAAATAGTTtataaaatgaaaacatttatgaacatctATGATCTATGATTTgtgctttaaaaaaattgtaAGAACTGCTTATGACATGAGTGTGTAGACAGACAAATGTTACTGAAATTACAACTGGGAGTAACTGGGAGTACCAATAAATTAATGTGATGATGATTATTAGTAATGTTTCAATATTAATTCTTACCCAAAGCGCATATGGTTCACCAGTTCATTAATCACCTCAGTTCCATAAAAGCACCGTAATTAGCCTACCTTCCATTATTAATGCCTGAAATCTGTCCTATAACATGAATTGAACCACAGGTTATGCTGCGGTTTGGCCTGTGCTACTATTAACCTGAAATTCATGACAAACGGACGaagaaatatttatacatattcatacataatatttataatatttatcTTAGGTCATGGAGGTCTATAAATACATATAATTCAGAACAAACCTACATTTTCTCATAATAATAAATAGGCCTACTCAGGTCTAAGAAGCAGTCTGGTGAATAATGTAAATCCGATGTGGAGTTGAAAGCGCGCATGCGCGGTGAGGGTCGTGGACTAGCTGGCAGTTTGGCTCACAGCCGCCGTTCCCGGAGCAACAGGGGAAATGGCGGcgctcaccaccctcactcagGTAACACCGTTAAAACATCAGCGCATCCGCACTCATCTGACTCATCACTCTGGAAACGTGCCGGTTAATGTGCCCCGCTCACACATATATTAGCAAATGGACAATTTACAGGCTTTGAATGGTGATTATTGAATAGAATTAGCTAGCATTACAGGCTAGCCAGCCAGCTAAACAGTAATGGAGCAGCTAGCGGCTCCCACTCAGTGACGAGCTAACGTAGCTAACCGAGCTAACGTAGCTAACCGAGCTAACGTAGCTAAACGAGCTAACGTAGCTAAACGAGGCTAAACGAGCTAACGTAGCTAAACGAGCTAACGGAGCTAAACGAGCTAACGGAGCTAAACGAGCTAACGGAGCTAAACGAGCTAACGTAGCTAAACGAGCTAACGGAGCTAAACGAGCTAACGGAGCTAAACTAGCCGCCTGCTGTAGGTTACAAAACGACTCGTAAAATCACACTCGTCTAAAGGGTGCGGGCCAGTGTGGCTCTTCAATAGCACCAGCGAACTGTTGTTTGTTGCTTTATTAAGGATAAACTATGTGCATTGTAGGTCTTGGCTAAGCTAACCTTGCTAACTACTTTAATTACCAAGATAGATAGTTAGCGTGCTAGCTACCTGCCCAGCCAAAGTGCGCATAACGGAACCTAAATTCATCTGTTGGTCGTGTAACTACATCACGTATTTAGCtgcgtgtgtggtgttgtagagcTGCTACCGTTAGCTAGCTACAATAATATTGCGGACACATTTTTAGGCTCTCGCATGTTAGCTGTCCGTTACACTTCCAGCGGAACTCATTCAGGTAATGTGAGCTAGCAGCAGGGTTAGGGTTCTCCTGGGTTAGTACTCCAGCAGGGTTAGAGTTCTCCTGGGTTAGTGCTCCAGCAGGGTTAGTACTCCAGCAGGGTTAGAGTTCTCCTGGGTTAGTGCTCCAGCAGGGTTAGTGCTCCAGCAGGGTTAGTGCTCCAGGAGGGTTAGGGTTCTCCTGGGTTAGTACTCCAGCAGGGTTAGGGCTCCAGCAGGGTTAGGGCTCCAGCAGGGTTAGTGCTCTCCTGGGTTAGTGCTCTCCTGGGTTAGTGCTCTCCTGGGTTAGGGCTCTCCTGGGTTAGTGCTCCGTCCCCCACTTGATGTATCAGTGTTTAGCAAATGTTAAGACCTTCTGTGGGGAGTAAATACAGATACGCAGTCACCCAGATATATTCGTGGACCGTTATTTATCTCTCTGACACTGGGGTTTATCTAGGGTTAGTGTAACCATTCTAAGGGAAGCACTAATCAGATTTAACACTCTGACACcgcctctgtgtctgtctacatCGCTGACCTAGCTAGCTGTCTTACATTGCATCTGTATTCCAGCCACGAATGTGAGACGGCTTTCTCTAGCGGATTAGCCCGTCTCTGTCAGCAATTATCAGCTCTGATTGTTCACATCATTATAATTCTCTTTATCTTGGCAGTTGTCTTGTCTAATCTAGTCTAAGAAGTCTAATCAGACGTCTTGGTGGCTGGGTTATCTCAAATTACGACAAAACTACaataaaacaacacaatgtGCAGGCCGTTTATCATTACAACAGCAGCATTTAGCCAGTTGTCAGTTTGTTTTCATTCTGGACCTTTAGCTACATGACTGTCACGTCGTGATGATGAAAGCTGGTTTTTTCTTTCAGTTGTCGAGTGGGAA
It includes:
- the stil gene encoding SCL-interrupting locus protein homolog isoform X2, translated to MNRVQVNLRGLSSHVFGAVCRPDTVQTTRLPENVISTLTFPQSKMHLWDHTAIGDVVTLHLSFYRNPRLLLLEKALRLAHRHARQSNQPHFSCFFIGTLAVDSDEEGVTLTLDRFDPGREQPGLSGRVPTALLPGDVLVPCLFEGQHATDVTVYSAADYETSFKLLQHCCSSRETLDLSKLLSLRVRLSCSEVMDRLSFGLRWAALTPAGRLQAVPVRAVPIIPTALARNLSSPASIGQPLHSTGGRRGFLTMDQTRKLLLMLESDPKAYTLPLVGVWLSGVTHIHNPVVWAWCLRYLHGSSFQDRVLSDGNTFLVVLYSLTHRDPEFFQCKLHSDSKDGFQLLVSTESLALYKNVEPLEGKSLLFELGADGQSREAELFKEVLSRSALSSDGGGGAAEPSATGQNRLSISDHDSGVEDEDLSPRPSPNPHPVSQQLRQVEPSVPELSMVLDGSFLVGKVDSHDPAFPHPTQSSAQRRSSSHHSRTGTNPTSQSGTMETPTIRKPLTPVLSQPRASRSKPAALHPTPKPSLSRKSIPSMGQKLSSGLSSSPSSSSSSSPKAGSLNGSFHQRTQIPGQGFASTAHAHQTSPSGPPASSHSCSRIATVVADQTPLPQPPQHRLFHSTPASTSCTCCPAHHGHAPVYQSNTWQGTPVHPAPVHVASSNPVHCPAEGSPRGDCRLSPTHQAQSCRGSPARTPVCHAGVPSHFSPVRASHGPAAGPSGGPLELAASPCQAQCCHIQSGCTGQPGSVAPLEGAMALLPADAYRMLKDQDRQLKLLQAQIQKLLDAQSKVSEPSQTSTEVHRGQQEQAIQTPVLSEPQKKTSVSVAVGTGASLFWSCPGHGPPDDDQPPQNPPEALWQTSDHSTASSGLNSEEEANHSGGDPSAVTALHSTSTSSNTEVPSFQSPVLGESASSYYNSQSLDMELSSGETEVHDQRFYQELLGQVKNRLQDSVTEESRMEQDPSVRRSTSPQHKPRPKGRSPEKRAAVSEQDQVFSATLKQLHNLGVTVDLHSSSSGVSRSTVESTSTLACINPEAVIPRLSLSEPVGTSLWGLSGGADLSLEANAIALKYLSDSQLSRLSLGGRWPGARSNPGATLFGRTPLDKSSAGLSLVSPSNMSLATCMYMRRYGLMEGGASSEEEEDDDDGGEETRAQRAHTDSAIGCSLPLDTSENGGQKRENGTGFILKPLTNKRPETNPLLRASPQNSQSQLIRDLRPKMQLLSQGAASGDKENCVKRVLPLQRSSLSENQSPPALPDTQGSVGNFLDLSRLRQLPKLF